The Ostrea edulis chromosome 1, xbOstEdul1.1, whole genome shotgun sequence genomic sequence ACAGAAACTGGGTAGGCTGCTGTCAATTGAAATCTCCCTTCTACCCATACTGAACATTTCTAGTTATACACAAACAATTAATGTTCACTCGATTCCATTGAGTTTGGGAAAACGAGGGTTGACTGTACTTGTGCTGTACAGATTACCTTACAAACCATAGATGGATATAAGCCGTTAGCTATTACTTAACATACAGCTGTCTCTTTTGtccaaattgtgaattttactgAAAACTTTCTGTTGTGGTTTGATCAGATGACAGAGGTGTtagagacagagagagacaaGCGGCATTGGTCCACTTCAGCTCCAGCCAGGCCACAGAGATGACACATCACCCCCGCCAAGAAGAGCCGGTACAGAGAGCACCAAACCCACGGGCGGAGATGATCCGGGGTGTGGGGAAGGGAACCAGTGGTAAGCTGATTCAGTTGGAAATTGCTAATATGTTTAAAGCAATATGGCCCgaaatttttatttcttcaatatATCGTAAAACCATGGAAAATTAACTCATAGTACACGTTAATGACTAACAAAATTTGCTGTTATAACTGCTAGCAGTAATTAAGAATTTATAATGATCATATATCCTGACATACTGAAGCCTCATTCATTATAGCCTTATTCATTATAATAGCTTTTTATAAGCATTAGTTTTTGAGATCCAATCAAGGGCATATGCAGGCCTCAGGGTGTATGAAATACAACCCTGGGGTAAATCCATGTTCACCCCGTTGTAAATAATCTGATGCATGTTGAGAGatgatgcattgtgacatccCGTTATTTACTACCAGCTACTGCAGAGTGTACTAAAATTTACACCCGGCTTCTCAATCAATCAAAACTCGCCTTACAAACTACATGGGAAAGAAAAATACAGTGTTATAATCATTGTAAACTGAATTCTGAAGGTGACTTCTTTCTTGCAGCTGGACCTATCTATGGGTTTTTGGTTACTGAATGATGTAATGATTGAGAGTTGTGTATATGATGTATTTTCAGCTCtagatgatgatgatgttgcTGTCCTTGACCTAATAGCAAGGTCAGGTGGTGACCTCAGCCGTCCTCGTCCAATTACTGGGTCATCTGCCCGAGAAGATCAAGTACAGGAATACTCACTCGACGGTAAAGACCTCAattcaaattaatcatttatcaTGACATGGATATATAGAGTGTGTGATATTATAAAGGCAGTTTGAAACCTGAATCTAAGTCATATTTGTAGATTTCATTGTATTTTGTAGATTTCATTGTATTTTGTAGTATTAAAGAGCATGGATACAGAACAAACAGACAGCCCAAGGGAGGTGAGACCATTATTCAAATTCATGTCTTTCATACTCTTcatgacccttgacctttgaccatgtgacatcTTTATACTGTTAGTAAAAGTTGTATAACTTGAGATATGTTTGAAAAAACTCTGTTGACCTCATGATCTATATatctgcatacaaaaaaaacagacagacagagaaggAAGTTATCAGTATGCCACATCATGACATGAtgtgtcttcttttctttcttttttttttttgtatgctAATGATATGAAAACTGTATTTCATGAGTGTCTgagttttagctcacctgacctgaaagctcaaatgagcttttctgaccgCCTATTGTCCGTcatccgtccatctgtctgtaaacttttcacattttcaacttcttctccagaaccacttggccaatttcaaccaaacttggcaaaaagcatccttaggtaaaggactctcaagtttgttcaaattaagggccatgtctccttcaaagaggagataatcacaaaaatgtcaaaatagggtggggtcatttaaaaatcttctcaagtagctcttggaccagaagagctgaaatttacatgaaagcttcctgatgtagtggagattcaagtttgttcaaatcatggccaccgggggtaggatggggccacaataggggatcaaagttttacatacaaatatgtagagaaaatctttaaaaatattcttctcaagtaGTTCTTGGGCCAGAAGAGAGCTGAcctgatatttacattaaagcttcctgacatagtggagattcaagtttgttaaaatcctgacccccaggggtaggatagggggtcaaagtttttcatacaaatatatagggaaaatctttaaaaatcttctcaagaaccactaagctcggaaagtacaaattcacatgaaagcttcctaacataatgcagattcaagtttgttaaattttgGCCCttgggtaagatggggccacaataggggatcaatttttacatacaaatatttgttCAGTATGGGTAgaagggaaaatcattaaaaatcttcttctgaagaatcactggacctgaaaagtttacatttaaatgaaagcttcctgatatagtgcagattcaaatttgttaaaatcatggccccaaggggtaggttgaggccacaatagggatcaaagttttacatgcaaatatatagggaaaatctttaaatatgggccaaagtgactcaggtgagcgatgtggcccatgggcctcttgttacgtATGTTTTGTAATTTTGTGATAACTCTATTCCAAATGAGCAATCTGAGAAACAATTGAGTATATATTGAGAAGTTAAATTGGTCATGTTTTGTAGCAGAGATCCAACACTCCACCAGTGGAAATGGACGAAAGATTAAAGAGTTACGCAGAAAAATATCCCAACATTCCTGTGGTGAATGTCACTTCATTTGATGATCCACAGTCACGGTAAGAGATGCGGATGTCAGTCTTTCATGCCACATGTGGTGATGTGTACGTAGATCAGCGATTATGATTGTAATTAGCtcacatatattttacaatgtCAGAGCAGTCTCTCTGAAGGCAGAGCTCTTATCGTATTACATTGCTTGCCCAAGTAAGCAAGTCATGTGAGGAATCACTAATGCTGAAATGAAAGagaatgattatttttttcattcggGAAGTTTGTATAGAAAATTATTaaatgaatacatatatatgtttgGTAGCATAAtcatactttcatttttaagtATTAAATTGTCATTGTGAACCTTGGACAAAAAGAATCCTAAATTCTcttaatgattaaaaaaataaaaagccaATATTTGCAGACTTGATGCCAATCTACAGTATGAAGATGAAGCAGATGCTTACCATAAGTTTAAAAGCCATGGCTACTTTACTCCTCACCCAACCACAGGTCAGTATCACAGACAGAAATTCACCCAATCACAGGTCAGTATCACAGACAGAAGTTCACCCAATCACAGGTCAATATCACAGACAAAAGTTCACACCTCATCCAATCACAGGTCAGTATCACAGACAGAAGTTCACATCTCGTCCAATCACAGGTCAGTATCACCCAATCACAGGTCAGTATCACAGACAGAAGTTCACCCAATCACAGGTCAGTATCACAGACAGAAGTTCACCCAATCACAGGTCAGTATCACAGACAGAAGTTCACCCAATCACAGGTCAGTATCGCAGACAGAAGTTCACACCTCACGCAATCACAGGTCAGTATTGCAGACAGATGTTCACCCAATCACAGGTCAGTATTGCAAACAAAAGTTCACCCCCTGCCCAATTACATGTCAGTACGACAGACAAAGATTTACCCAATCACAGGTCAGTATTACAGTCAAAAATTTACCCAATCACAGACCAGTAGCACAGACAAATAAATATTCACCCAATCCCAGGTCAGTATTACAGACAGAAGTTCTCACCCCGCCAAATCACAAGTTTGTATTACAGCTGAAGTGTTTTTAAGAATATTCATTGCTAGAAGTTCTGttgattaattaaaaaaaatcaataaatagttTCTCGGTCCAAAATTTTTAGATTTTTAAGGCAGGTTCTATAGAATGAGTTACCTTTCTTTtctcatgtacatgtttatataggATAAAGCTAAgcaatggaatttttatttctttttaagaaTAGCTTCACATAACTTGCTATAAAGTTTACACTATTATTTTTAAACACTTGCACATAAATGAGTAtgcattcaataattatttgataaaaaaatacCTATAATTTTATCATAACTTTCTGAAAGTTTAACCTGAATATCTGTAACAGAAGAGTTACCctatttacataaataaacaaatatatattggaaaaaaaatttcatgcTGTACCTTATCAACGGATATACGGTAGGGCCTAAGAaactattgattaatttttattgGCCTTACACATgtggaactacatgtacatgtatgtattgaagTGAGCGTTGATGTCAGATGATTATTAGCATATCATGATAACACAGAACATCAAAAGGATTCATTGTAGAAGATTGATATAAAGTAACTTGAAAATGAATTTCTCTTTGCCAGAGGTGGATTACAACAGGAATGAAAGGGAGATAACCCAGGACCGTCCTCGAGTTCCCACGCAGAGGAGGAGGTCATTTGGAGAAGATGAGGACATGCATCAGCGATCAAACAGCGCTCCATCCAGAAAAGTGGAGGTAAATAGTGCATATACCAGTGATTTAAATGTGTGTACAGAAAAGTGGAGGTAAATAATGCATTTGCATATAATACCAGTGATTTAAACAAGTGTGTAAGTCCATaaatcatgggggggggggggggggggattgaaatattttgctgttgaaaatataaatacttatAATGAAATGCGAACATTTTAATTACTTAAAGAATTCCCAGCACATGAATGTAATTGTGAATTCTAAGTTTATTGATTTGCAAATGATTGTTTTCTATTTTACCCAATATAAAACAATTACTACCACAGCTATATCATATTTAATCCATATGAAATAAACAGTTCCAATCTTACTTtcgtgaattttattttaaggAGGACTTTGGAATTCACCGAGTGAATGGAACTGACCAACCAAACTCTCCAGACGAGTCCAAAATCACGAGTGGAAGCTCGAGGGCAATGGCTCCAGAGACACCGGAAAATCGagcttttctttttaaagttcTTGATTTAGTTGATCGTTATTGGAATGGATCCAAATCACTACACAAGCACGCCAAGTTCAAAGGTCAGGATCTTATTtactgtatgtgtgtaattacAACACAAGCATGCCAAGTTCAAAGGTAGTGTTCTTATTTACTGTATGTGTATAATTACAACACAAGCATGCCAAGTTTAAAGGTGAGTATCATATAACAGGTTTTTTCTGCGTGTATCCAATTTCCGCTTTGTTCGTGACGATTTCAGAATCGCGGAAAATAAATCCGCATAAATTTGATACAAAGTTTGCTTTTATAATAAAGTTATACGGCCGTTCTACCCCGCACATCTCAAAGTTCGTCGAAATTCACAACTATGAAAACGGCCTTGATTCCCCGTTTTGTTAATTAACCTCATCCGACCCTGTGTTGACTATACGTTAATTGAGTCAGTGTGTCGACTAAACAAGATCACAGCCGAACTATTACCTGTAGTGCGAGGAGCTCATGGAACTCTGAGTAGAGAATGATTACTCGTGcgttttaaaacgaaagtgttagggatGATAAAtcccagaatagtcatgctcaactgaaatcgaaagtaggaatcgcGTTATAATCGAAAAATGTAGTCGTTGAATAAAGgtaaaattttgtgaaatctcacgaaaatgttgtaaaaatcatggtcgttggtaGCGTTAGACAGGTGGTcatttaatacaggtacaatagaTAGCCTAACACCTTGGGGTGAATTATTACGGTCACATACAGCAGTGAGTCACTTATTTACTTGAATGTAATGAAAAGAACAAAATCGTTGTGTGATCAGTAACTCAGAAATCGTGTAAATCGTTTCACTGTGTGAATTTTTTGCATTAAAAATTAAGAGTTATACTTTCACAAGCTGGCttcttttataagtttaaataatcgtaaattatattttcatgatgactttgaaatagtgaaaatttgatTCGCGTAAATTTAATACACTATTTTAGGTTCTGATTCGCGGAAAAAACATGATGCGGAAGAAACCTGATATATGGTACATGTGTGTAATTAGACTGCTACAGACTCATTGAAACAGAagattgggggaggtttggggatcTTGTgtggaatcatttaaattcataGGGGCCAATTTTCGaggattttacagttttgttgggaTTTAATTTTGTGGATATGGTTtctgtattttgaaaaattgtataaattctgtattttgttgtggtttgaaattGGTGGGATATGGGTACTCATGAAATCCACGAATATTGAACCCCCCATGaaatctaatgattccacagtatgcAACACAAAAAGAAAAATCTCATTAGTGCATACTAAAGGTGATTCTACAGTTACTCGTAAAAAATACCTGTATATTTCTCTACGTCAAACTAGTACCATGTAGCGATTTTTTTCTGCGGGGTGAaaaatttgacttattttaACAGTAAAATAgttttccgccaaaatttcactaGCCAAATATGTACCCAATTGCGACTTCAGTATGTGCAAGAGAAATAACTCTTCcttgtccgccaaaatttattccgctaaaatcATTAGCATTcctttgagccagcaaatcaCCAAATTTTAGACCCTCAGAAAAAAACCTGCTATACGTTATGAATGAGAAGAATGAAATCGTGTGGATAATAATGTTCATTGCTACAGCTCTGGCCTATGGTGTGATCGAAAACTTCATGAAATCAGACAACGAAGTAGAAGAAAGACGTCAACTCCAGACTCATCTCAAGACTCTGCAGGACGAAAACTACCGTCTGAGGAAGTATGAAGAAGCTACCAAAGCAAACTTAACAGATAGTTCCATCAACGAGACACAATTGAAAAACTCCCTCACTAAAGCCTACAGAGATGTGGTAGGTCAAGGTTAACTGCCTCACTAAAGCCTACAAAGATTTAGGTCAAGGCTAATTGCTTCACTAAAACCTACAAAGATTTAAGTCAAGGTTAACTGCTTCACTAAAACCTACAAAGATTTAGGTCAAGGATAATTGTTCCACTGAAACCTACAAAGATTTAGGTCAAGGTTAACTGCTTCACTAAAGCCTACAAAGATTTAGGTCAAGGTTAATAGCTTACTAAAACCTACAAAGATTTAAGTCAAGGTTAACTGCATCACTAAAACCTACAAAGATTTAGGTCAATTTTAACTGCATCACTGAAGCCTACCGAGATTTAGGTCAAGATTAACTACTTCATTAAAACCCCACAAAGATTTAGGTCAAGGTTAACTGCTTCACTAAAACCTGCAAAGATTTAGGTCAAGGTTAATTGCTTCACTAAAACCTACAAAGATTTAAGTCAAGGTTAACTGCATCACTAAAATCTACAAAGATTTATGTCAAGGTTAATTGTTTCACTGAAACCTACAAAGATTTAGGTCAATGTTAATTGTTTCACTGAAACCTACAAAGATTTAGGTCAATTTTAACTGCATCATTTAAGCTTACAAAGATGGGAAAATGTGTAAATAAGGTtatttgtgtttcataaaattGTGTAAATGGTGCAGTATTGTAATTTCAATGCTTAACCTTATTTAAGTACATGCACACCTAAATACATACTGTGCAATACAGCTACACTGCCTGAACATTAGAATTAGTATCTAGTAGATATGCATGTTTCTCTGTTACAGGAACAAATGAAAGAGAAACTACAGAAATACGTGAACGAAAACAGAAAGTTGTCATTCCAAGTTAAAGAATTGGAAGAATCGAAGCATACAACAATCTCAAGTCTCAATCCCGCACAGCTTGGTATGTCAACATTCTATTTTTAGCTAATGCATACATTCATTTTACTGTATTCATACACCAGTAATGCAGACCATAAAAAACATTGAATGATACAGGGATTGTGTCTCAGGATTAATAACATGTCACAGATTGATAACGTGTCTCAGAATTAAGTGTCTCAGAATTAATAACGTGTCTCAGAATTAAGTGTCTCAGAATTAAGTGTCTCAGAATTAAGAACATGTCTTAGAATTAATAACGTGTCTCAGAATTAAGAACGTGTATGTGATTGTGTTATACAGATGATTTACAAAGACAGAACGAGATTCTGAAGTCTGAGGTGGAGATGTTACAGATCCGGCTGAAGCAGTTTGGACAAGTCCAGGAACTTGCCTCCATGTTACAACAAAGTCACAAGTAAGCTTTCTATATAGGTCACACATAAGTCTGTCTCCATGGATAGATATATAGGTCACACATAAGTCTGTCTCCATGGATAGATATATAGGTCACACATAAGTCTGTctctgtatataaatatataggtcaCACACAAGTCTGTCTctgtatatgaatatataggTCACATATAAGTCTGTctctgtatataaatatataggtcaCACATAAGTCTGTctctgtatataaatatataggtcaCACATAAGTCTGTctctgtatataaatatataggtcaCACATAAGTctctgtatataaatatataggtcaCACATAAGTCTGTctctgtatataaatatataggtcaCACATAAGTCTGTctctgtatataaatatataggtcaCACATAAGTCTATctctgtatataaatatataggtcaCACATAAGTCTgtctgtatataaatatataggtcaCACATAAGTCTGTctctgtatataaatatataggtcaCACATAAGTCTGTctctgtatataaatatataggtcaCACATAAATCTGTCtctgtttataaatatataggtcaCACATAAATCAGTATCCACTGATAAAAAGATCATATGTtgatagagagagagaactcATAAATCTTTCTCCATGTTCATATTTATTGTATTAGTATATTCTGTGCAAGAATGTCAGGCAACATTCATATTCTCTTGAAATTTCCAGATAATTGCGGTTTCCTtcagacaaaatttattttctttaacatATTTGACTAACTTCTGTAAATTGTTctgtttatttgaattttttaacttACTTTTTTAGATCATTAGTGAATACAAATGACCACCTTCTGAAGGACTTGGAGGACACCAAACGCCGTCATCAGAATGAAGTTCAGCAGATGAACTGGAGCTATGAACAGCTCAAGAAATCGATGAACCTCTCACGTGAGAACACCAGCCTAGCTCGGGAGGGATTTTCTCATGGTCCGACAAGACAGGACTATAACAGTGCAGATAGACTGTCCGGCTCAGCTCTGTTTTACAGGGACTCCGACTCATAGCATTAAGTTCATTACTCTGCTTTTCGTGAGAGTACAAATTGAAGTAAAACAGATATTATGGTTTTATGAGCATTATCAAATCATGAATCAAAGCCATTGACTTACCATTAACAAATCGTTCTTTAAGTTCCTTATGATAAATATGACAGAAACTTTCACACCTGTCTTTGCAAAGTCTCTTGTCATTGTGCGTTTTCTTGAGTAAATCTAAGCGAAACCTCCAGGTGGCAGTTGTGGTTTCATTTTGAGTGAGTAAAATAGTGCTGCAACATAGATTTTCTCTCATTCTTTTCCACTCTATGTTAATAAGATGTTTTATATGCACATGAATGAGCAATGAtattggtgggtttttttgaTTGATTAGAAATTATTTTGCCAATGGCcaggtatttacatgtacaagtagcAGAAAGGTGGTGTCCAATGCATggaatgataattttttttatctgcaaatgttgaatattaatatttattatatagctaataaatagtctaatataaaatctgcgtaaaatctagagaatgttaatgttcaatatcctgagaatttattgaacgctaactttgcattgcgtaaattgtatgcgcccgaaacattccgagtatgagcgttcaatattgacgttaccgtaacgacgtaaacaagccaaaatggcagacgacggtcctccgaatctgacagagccggtatttgatatttacttaagcaaaatgttttactgtacataaattatgatgtccccatttacaaaatcaatttGCTTCATTCGTtgatgacgggttaaatattgaacagttaagaaatgcatgctgttattgcacactgccaatattgatgaattctcgtctattttggagtagtttgagtgaaaagggatataatttaacaactaaatactttagctatataataaaagggttattgaacttatataggtgaatattggcactcgttggctgtcaaaatgcactcgcaagctcgtgcattttgacagccaactcgtgccaatattcaccaatataagttcaataaccctatagtaCTCCCCAAATACGTAAATTATTTTTCTACACATCAGTTGACATGCAAAAAACTTTTATATCCAGATGTAAGTTAAttgtttaaaacaaacaaaattcatttatatGCACTAGTTACTTAGTGTTACCAATTGCAGTTAGAGAGAAATGAACGTCTTTGTGGAGAATTGATTTCAGGGTTAAAGAGAAATGAAGGTCTTTGTGGGGAATTGATTTCATGGTTAAAGAGGAATTAACGACTCCGTGGGGATTTAATTACAGGGTCAGAGAGAAATGAAGGTCTTTGTGGGGAATTGATTTCGGCATTTGAGGAAAATGAATGCTTTGTGGGGAATTTATTTCAGGGTTAGAGGGAAATGAACATCTTAGTGGGGCATTGATTTCAGGATTTGAGGGAAGTTTCAGGGGAAGTCTGACTGAGGTTTACCAGCAAGAAACTGGTGTT encodes the following:
- the LOC125671087 gene encoding centrosomal protein of 72 kDa-like isoform X1; translated protein: MALTLSEEVIRNRVNLQHDNLEDVKALSLPGTYHEKVVCLGNSLRKFSRLKTLDLSRNSIASLQGLEHLKLLEKLNLYYNNIETMEELKRLRFNANLKDLDLRLNPITRTEPDYRLYMIHMLPNLQKLDDRGVRDRERQAALVHFSSSQATEMTHHPRQEEPVQRAPNPRAEMIRGVGKGTSALDDDDVAVLDLIARSGGDLSRPRPITGSSAREDQVQEYSLDVLKSMDTEQTDSPREQRSNTPPVEMDERLKSYAEKYPNIPVVNVTSFDDPQSRLDANLQYEDEADAYHKFKSHGYFTPHPTTEVDYNRNEREITQDRPRVPTQRRRSFGEDEDMHQRSNSAPSRKVEEDFGIHRVNGTDQPNSPDESKITSGSSRAMAPETPENRAFLFKVLDLVDRYWNGSKSLHKHAKFKALAYGVIENFMKSDNEVEERRQLQTHLKTLQDENYRLRKYEEATKANLTDSSINETQLKNSLTKAYRDVEQMKEKLQKYVNENRKLSFQVKELEESKHTTISSLNPAQLDDLQRQNEILKSEVEMLQIRLKQFGQVQELASMLQQSHKSLVNTNDHLLKDLEDTKRRHQNEVQQMNWSYEQLKKSMNLSRENTSLAREGFSHGPTRQDYNSADRLSGSALFYRDSDS
- the LOC125671087 gene encoding centrosomal protein of 72 kDa-like isoform X2; its protein translation is MALTLSEEVIRNRVNLQHDNLEDVKALSLPGTYHEKVVCLGNSLRKFSRLKTLDLSRNSIASLQGLEHLKLLEKLNLYYNNIETMEELKRLRFNANLKDLDLRLNPITRTEPDYRLYMIHMLPNLQKLDDRGVRDRERQAALVHFSSSQATEMTHHPRQEEPVQRAPNPRAEMIRGVGKGTSALDDDDVAVLDLIARSGGDLSRPRPITGSSAREDQVQEYSLDVLKSMDTEQTDSPRERSNTPPVEMDERLKSYAEKYPNIPVVNVTSFDDPQSRLDANLQYEDEADAYHKFKSHGYFTPHPTTEVDYNRNEREITQDRPRVPTQRRRSFGEDEDMHQRSNSAPSRKVEEDFGIHRVNGTDQPNSPDESKITSGSSRAMAPETPENRAFLFKVLDLVDRYWNGSKSLHKHAKFKALAYGVIENFMKSDNEVEERRQLQTHLKTLQDENYRLRKYEEATKANLTDSSINETQLKNSLTKAYRDVEQMKEKLQKYVNENRKLSFQVKELEESKHTTISSLNPAQLDDLQRQNEILKSEVEMLQIRLKQFGQVQELASMLQQSHKSLVNTNDHLLKDLEDTKRRHQNEVQQMNWSYEQLKKSMNLSRENTSLAREGFSHGPTRQDYNSADRLSGSALFYRDSDS